The Gopherus flavomarginatus isolate rGopFla2 chromosome 25, rGopFla2.mat.asm, whole genome shotgun sequence genome has a segment encoding these proteins:
- the WNK4 gene encoding serine/threonine-protein kinase WNK4 isoform X5 has product MLMLHVAGPPAAGAMSQTEVDLSGCGIALEPGTPGRAAPLRSRGRESRRGSYRFNRRSSAELERLGYEGPPGSGPAGAQEARGDPQALQGAEPAARSGSGSESGGQTSSPPPPGQVSPRGAPPDESRRAQEENEEVETRAVATSPDGRFLKFDIEIGRGSFKTVYKGLDTETTVEVAWCELQTRKLSKAERQRFSEEVEMLKGLQHPNIVRFYDSWKSAIKGQICIVLVTELMTSGTLKTYLKRFKKMKLKVLQRWSRQILKGLHFLHTRSPPIIHRDLKCDNIFITGPTGSVKIGDLGLATLKRASFAKSVIGTPEFMAPEMYEEKYDEAVDVYAFGMCMLEMATSEYPYSECQNAAQIYRKVTSGMKPNSFYKVKVPELKEIIEGCIRMNKAERYTIQDLLEHSFFQEDTGVHVELAEEDDGVKSGLKLWLRMDDTKKLHGKYKDNNALEFLFELHKDVAEEVAQEMVTLGFVCEADYKLVAKAVRDRVVTIKRKREKLKRAQDELRHQEQEKQPGILPLLEELKCPPVPATPQASPATPGSGDSVFGGTFLPEPEEPEADQHQHFLYRHTSYSSTASDCETDGYLSSSGFVDSPDLSHCHSGTFSTRDPSSPPAAQSESCFPVSIAVSSPMEHLPSTPASEFSSPVDSYASDVASGLSDGCEGLSASEQNAKLPAKRASGKLLRRRARSRLRITNISDKSDRVVECQLQTYNNKMVTFKFDLDGDNPEEIAAVMVNNEFILQSEQDSFIRRIQDIIQRVETLLRKDGHGATRAAGSPQPESLSPSATSNGLPAELQLQDLSRSISASSLLSGSPSAAAWSRPSSLTVPGLAPYPLPTSQSFPQTAGPGPQAGGSLLSTTPPRGGLGPLSPPMNSTVPTAPPWSPATSPLFSLAEMFSLAMMSMAQTLLPSVSLAAPPPGGPHAPALIPRPQSLYLGPAHFTSPGPAGQVEPAPHCSWTQEPTSTCVTGGWGPALPPQGLGRSGIGESPLASGRAPAAGALDSGLVSPCSPKPSSHLIVSESPAPGPAKARLSPINEEAKPQILGRFQVTTSKDPANSTLGQQSQSDSEQSGQEPWERAAGASSQPLVPSSSATEGSTSPDSDSVPDTPVQDPDELLAEEGTPVALAESDQERPGEGSAESPQQAMVSQVWMSYARSSSYLSSDETESEDEEIWEELQSLRQKHLSEVQTLQAVQKREIEDLYFRMGKQAPPGIVSPAAMLSSRQRRLSKGSFNPSRRNSLQRLELSQPTAGIMRRNSLSGSSTGSQEQRPSRGVTFAGDLSRM; this is encoded by the exons atgctgATGCTCCACGTGGCCGGGCCCCCCGCGGCCGGAGCCATGTCCCAGACCGAGGTGGATCTGTCCGGCTGCGGCATCGCCCTGGAGCCGGGAACCCCCGGCCGGGCAGCCCCGCTCCGCAGCCGGGGGCGCGAGAGCCGCCGCGGCTCCTACAGGTTCAACCGGCGGAGCTCGGCCGAGCTGGAGCGGCTGGGCTACGAGGGGCCCCCGGGGTCCGGCCCGGCCGGGGCGCAGGAGGCGCGCGGGGACCCCCAGGCTCTCCAAGGCGCAGAGCCCGCGGcgcgctccggctcgggcagcgaGAGCGGCGGCCAGACGTCCTCGCCGCCGCCCCCCGGCCAGGTCTCCCCGCGCGGCGCCCCCCCGGACGAGAGCCGCCGGGCGCAGGAGGAGAACGAGGAGGTCGAGACCCGCGCCGTGGCCACCTCCCCGGACGGCCGGTTCCTCAAGTTCGACATCGAGATCGGCCGCGGCTCCTTCAAGACGGTGTACAAAGGGCTGGACACCGAGACCACCGTGGAGGTGGCCTGGTGCGAGCTGCAG ACCCGGAAGCTGTCGAAGGCTGAACGGCAGCGCTTCAGCGAGGAGGTGGAGATGCTGAAGGGCCTGCAGCATCCCAATATTGTCCGCTTCTACGACTCCTGGAAGTCAGCCATCAAGGGCCAGATCTGCATCGTGTTGGTCACTGAGCTCATGACCTCGGGCACCCTGAAAAC CTACCTGAAGCGCTTCAAGAAGATGAAGCTGAAGGTCCTGCAGCGCTGGAGCCGGCAGATCCTCAAGGGGCTGCACTTCCTGCACACGCGCTCGCCCCCCATCATCCATCGCGACCTCAAGTGCGACAACATCTTCATCACGGGCCCCACCGGCTCCGTCAAGATCGGGGACCTGGGCCTGGCCACGCTCAAGCGGGCCTCCTTCGCCAAGAGCGTCATAG gcaCCCCAGAGTTCATGGCCCCTGAGATGTACGAGGAGAAGTACGACGAGGCGGTGGATGTCTATGCCTTCGGCATGTGCATGCTGGAGATGGCCACCTCGGAGTACCCCTACTCAGAGTGCCAGAACGCCGCCCAGATCTACCGCAAGGTCACTTCG GGCATGAAACCCAACAGCTTCTACAAGGTGAAGGTGCCCGAGCTGAAGGAAATCATTGAGGGCTGCATCCGCATGAACAAGGCTGAGAG gtacaccatccaggacctgctGGAGCACTCCTTCTTCCAGGAGGACACGGGGGTGCACGTGGAGCTGGCCGAGGAGGACGACGGGGTCAAGTCCGGCCTCAAGCTCTGGCTGCGCATGGAcgacactaagaaactgcacggCAAGTACAAGGACAACAACGCCCTCGAGTTCCTCTTTGAGCTGCACAAGGACGTGGCCGAGGAGGTGGCCCAGGAGATG GTGACCCTGGGCTTTGTGTGTGAGGCGGACTACAAGCTGGTGGCCAAGGCAGTGCGGGACCGTGTGGTCACCATCAAACGCAAGCGGGAGAAGTTGAAGCGGGCGCAGGATGAGCTGCGGCACCAGGAGCAGGAGAAGCAGCCGGGCATCCTGCCCCTGCTGGAGGAGCTGAAGTGCCCCCCGGTGcctgccaccccccaggcctcACCGGCCACACCTGGCTCCGGGGACTCTGTCTTTGGGGGCACCTTCCTCCCGGAGCCCGAGGAGCCTGAGGCAGATCAGCACCAGCACTTCCTGTATCGGCACACCAGCTACTCCTCCACCGCCT CTGACTGCGAGACGGACGGGTACCTGAGCTCCTCTGGGTTCGTGGACTCGCCAGACCTGTCCCACTGCCACTCAGGCACCTTCTCCACCAGGGACCCTTCCAGCCCACCAGCTGCCCAGTCAGAGAGCTGCTTCCCTGTG AGCATCGCAGTGAGCTCGCCCATGGAGCACCTGCCGTCTACCCCGGCCAGCGAGTTCTCTTCCCCAGTGGACAG CTACGCGTCGGACGTGGCATCTGGCCTGAGCGATGGCTGCGAAGGGCTCTCGGCCAGCGAGCAGAACGCCAAGCTGCCGGCCAAGCGGGCCTCGGGGAAGCTGCTACGGCGCCGAGCCAGGTCGAGGCTGCGCATCACCAAC atCTCGGATAAGAGCGACCGGGTGGTGGAGTGCCAGCTGCAGACCTACAACAACAAGATGGTGACCTTCAAGTTCGACCTGGACGGGGACAACCCGGAGGAGATTGCGGCCGTCATG GTCAATAATGAGTTCATCCTCCAGTCGGAGCAGGACAGCTTCATCCGTCGAATCCAGGACATCATCCAGCGCGTGGAGACCCTGCTGCGCAAGGACGGGCATGGTGCCACCAGGGCGGCTGGCAGCCCGCAGCCTGAGAGCCTGTCACCCTCTGCCACCAGCAACGGCCTTCCG gcggagctgcagctgcaggaTCTCTCGCGCTCCATCTCAGCCTCGTCCTTGCTCAGCG GTTCTCCCAGTGCAGCTGCGTGGAGTAGGCCCTCCTCCTTGACGGTGCCTGGCCTGGCCCCGTACCCGCTGCCAACATCCCAGTCTTTCCCACAGACTGCCGGAcccgggccccaggctgggggctcCCTGCTGTCCACCACACCACCCAGGGGAGGCCTGGGCCCCCTGAGCCCACCCATGAACAGCACTGTACCCACTGCGCCCCCCTGGTCTCCTGCCACCTCCCCCTTGTTCTCGCTGGCTGAGATGTTCTCCCTGGCAATGATGAGCATGGCCCAGACGCTGCTGCCGTCCGTCTCCTTGGCTGCCCCCCCGCCGGGAGGGCCCCATGCCCCTGCACTGATACCTCGCCCGCAGTCGCTGTACCTGGGGCCGGCACACTTCACCTCCCCTGGCCCTGCGGGCCAGGTGGAGCCAGCCCCACACTGCAGTTGGACCCAGGAGCCCACCAGCACCTGCGTCACAGGGGGCTGGggccctgctcttccccctcagGGCCTGGGAAGAAGCGGCATCGGGGAGAGTCCGCTGGCATCGGGGAGAGCTCCTGCTGCAGGGGCGCTGGATAGCGGCTTG GTATCACCCTGCTCCCCGAAACCCAGCAGCCACCTGATCGTCTCAGAGTCGCCCGCCCCTGGCCCAGCCAAGGCCCGGCTGTCCCCCATCAACGAAG AAGCCAAGCCCCAGATTCTGGGTAGATTCCAGGTGACCACATCCAAGGACCCAGCCAACagcaccctggggcagcagagccaGAGTGACAGTGAGCAGAGTGGCCAGGAGCCCTGGGAGCGGGCGGCTGGTGCCTCCTCTCAGCCCTTGGTGCCCAGCTCCTCCGCCACAGAGGGCAGCACGAGCCCCGACTCGGACTCTGTCCCTGACACCCCGGTGCAGGACCCCGACGAGCTGCTGGCCGAGGAGGGGACGCCGGTGGCGCTGGCGGAGAGCGACCAGGAGAGGCCTGgggagggcagtgctgagagcccTCAGCAGGCCATGGTGAGCCAGGTGTGGATGAGCTACGCGCGCAGCTCGTCCTACCTGAGCAGCGACGAGACGGAGAGCGAGGACGAGGAGATCTgggaggagctgcagagcctgcgCCAGAA GCACCTCTCTGAAGTGCAGACACTGCAGGCTGTGCAGAAGAGGGAGATTGAGGATCTGTACTTCCGGATGGGGAAGCAGGCCCCCCCGGGCATCGTCTCCCCAGCTGCCATGCTCTCCAGCCGCCAGAGACGCCTCTCCAAGGGCAGCTTCAACCCGTCCCGGCGCAACAGCCTCCAGCGTCTGGAGCTCTCGCAGCCCACAG CAGGGATCATGCGCAGGAACTCGCTGAGTGGCAGCAGTACCGGCTCGCAGGAGCAGCGGCCGAGCAGAGGTGTGACATTCGCTGGAGACCTCAGCCGAATG taA
- the WNK4 gene encoding serine/threonine-protein kinase WNK4 isoform X3, with translation MLMLHVAGPPAAGAMSQTEVDLSGCGIALEPGTPGRAAPLRSRGRESRRGSYRFNRRSSAELERLGYEGPPGSGPAGAQEARGDPQALQGAEPAARSGSGSESGGQTSSPPPPGQVSPRGAPPDESRRAQEENEEVETRAVATSPDGRFLKFDIEIGRGSFKTVYKGLDTETTVEVAWCELQTRKLSKAERQRFSEEVEMLKGLQHPNIVRFYDSWKSAIKGQICIVLVTELMTSGTLKTYLKRFKKMKLKVLQRWSRQILKGLHFLHTRSPPIIHRDLKCDNIFITGPTGSVKIGDLGLATLKRASFAKSVIGTPEFMAPEMYEEKYDEAVDVYAFGMCMLEMATSEYPYSECQNAAQIYRKGMKPNSFYKVKVPELKEIIEGCIRMNKAERYTIQDLLEHSFFQEDTGVHVELAEEDDGVKSGLKLWLRMDDTKKLHGKYKDNNALEFLFELHKDVAEEVAQEMVTLGFVCEADYKLVAKAVRDRVVTIKRKREKLKRAQDELRHQEQEKQPGILPLLEELKCPPVPATPQASPATPGSGDSVFGGTFLPEPEEPEADQHQHFLYRHTSYSSTASDCETDGYLSSSGFVDSPDLSHCHSGTFSTRDPSSPPAAQSESCFPVSIAVSSPMEHLPSTPASEFSSPVDSYASDVASGLSDGCEGLSASEQNAKLPAKRASGKLLRRRARSRLRITNISDKSDRVVECQLQTYNNKMVTFKFDLDGDNPEEIAAVMVNNEFILQSEQDSFIRRIQDIIQRVETLLRKDGHGATRAAGSPQPESLSPSATSNGLPAELQLQDLSRSISASSLLSDLGCRSPGQSELAPVQPSLSGFPSENDLFSLADTPPGTQPVGLQPLLPAEPPGSPSAAAWSRPSSLTVPGLAPYPLPTSQSFPQTAGPGPQAGGSLLSTTPPRGGLGPLSPPMNSTVPTAPPWSPATSPLFSLAEMFSLAMMSMAQTLLPSVSLAAPPPGGPHAPALIPRPQSLYLGPAHFTSPGPAGQVEPAPHCSWTQEPTSTCVTGGWGPALPPQGLGRSGIGESPLASGRAPAAGALDSGLVSPCSPKPSSHLIVSESPAPGPAKARLSPINEEAKPQILGRFQVTTSKDPANSTLGQQSQSDSEQSGQEPWERAAGASSQPLVPSSSATEGSTSPDSDSVPDTPVQDPDELLAEEGTPVALAESDQERPGEGSAESPQQAMVSQVWMSYARSSSYLSSDETESEDEEIWEELQSLRQKHLSEVQTLQAVQKREIEDLYFRMGKQAPPGIVSPAAMLSSRQRRLSKGSFNPSRRNSLQRLELSQPTAGIMRRNSLSGSSTGSQEQRPSRGVTFAGDLSRM, from the exons atgctgATGCTCCACGTGGCCGGGCCCCCCGCGGCCGGAGCCATGTCCCAGACCGAGGTGGATCTGTCCGGCTGCGGCATCGCCCTGGAGCCGGGAACCCCCGGCCGGGCAGCCCCGCTCCGCAGCCGGGGGCGCGAGAGCCGCCGCGGCTCCTACAGGTTCAACCGGCGGAGCTCGGCCGAGCTGGAGCGGCTGGGCTACGAGGGGCCCCCGGGGTCCGGCCCGGCCGGGGCGCAGGAGGCGCGCGGGGACCCCCAGGCTCTCCAAGGCGCAGAGCCCGCGGcgcgctccggctcgggcagcgaGAGCGGCGGCCAGACGTCCTCGCCGCCGCCCCCCGGCCAGGTCTCCCCGCGCGGCGCCCCCCCGGACGAGAGCCGCCGGGCGCAGGAGGAGAACGAGGAGGTCGAGACCCGCGCCGTGGCCACCTCCCCGGACGGCCGGTTCCTCAAGTTCGACATCGAGATCGGCCGCGGCTCCTTCAAGACGGTGTACAAAGGGCTGGACACCGAGACCACCGTGGAGGTGGCCTGGTGCGAGCTGCAG ACCCGGAAGCTGTCGAAGGCTGAACGGCAGCGCTTCAGCGAGGAGGTGGAGATGCTGAAGGGCCTGCAGCATCCCAATATTGTCCGCTTCTACGACTCCTGGAAGTCAGCCATCAAGGGCCAGATCTGCATCGTGTTGGTCACTGAGCTCATGACCTCGGGCACCCTGAAAAC CTACCTGAAGCGCTTCAAGAAGATGAAGCTGAAGGTCCTGCAGCGCTGGAGCCGGCAGATCCTCAAGGGGCTGCACTTCCTGCACACGCGCTCGCCCCCCATCATCCATCGCGACCTCAAGTGCGACAACATCTTCATCACGGGCCCCACCGGCTCCGTCAAGATCGGGGACCTGGGCCTGGCCACGCTCAAGCGGGCCTCCTTCGCCAAGAGCGTCATAG gcaCCCCAGAGTTCATGGCCCCTGAGATGTACGAGGAGAAGTACGACGAGGCGGTGGATGTCTATGCCTTCGGCATGTGCATGCTGGAGATGGCCACCTCGGAGTACCCCTACTCAGAGTGCCAGAACGCCGCCCAGATCTACCGCAAG GGCATGAAACCCAACAGCTTCTACAAGGTGAAGGTGCCCGAGCTGAAGGAAATCATTGAGGGCTGCATCCGCATGAACAAGGCTGAGAG gtacaccatccaggacctgctGGAGCACTCCTTCTTCCAGGAGGACACGGGGGTGCACGTGGAGCTGGCCGAGGAGGACGACGGGGTCAAGTCCGGCCTCAAGCTCTGGCTGCGCATGGAcgacactaagaaactgcacggCAAGTACAAGGACAACAACGCCCTCGAGTTCCTCTTTGAGCTGCACAAGGACGTGGCCGAGGAGGTGGCCCAGGAGATG GTGACCCTGGGCTTTGTGTGTGAGGCGGACTACAAGCTGGTGGCCAAGGCAGTGCGGGACCGTGTGGTCACCATCAAACGCAAGCGGGAGAAGTTGAAGCGGGCGCAGGATGAGCTGCGGCACCAGGAGCAGGAGAAGCAGCCGGGCATCCTGCCCCTGCTGGAGGAGCTGAAGTGCCCCCCGGTGcctgccaccccccaggcctcACCGGCCACACCTGGCTCCGGGGACTCTGTCTTTGGGGGCACCTTCCTCCCGGAGCCCGAGGAGCCTGAGGCAGATCAGCACCAGCACTTCCTGTATCGGCACACCAGCTACTCCTCCACCGCCT CTGACTGCGAGACGGACGGGTACCTGAGCTCCTCTGGGTTCGTGGACTCGCCAGACCTGTCCCACTGCCACTCAGGCACCTTCTCCACCAGGGACCCTTCCAGCCCACCAGCTGCCCAGTCAGAGAGCTGCTTCCCTGTG AGCATCGCAGTGAGCTCGCCCATGGAGCACCTGCCGTCTACCCCGGCCAGCGAGTTCTCTTCCCCAGTGGACAG CTACGCGTCGGACGTGGCATCTGGCCTGAGCGATGGCTGCGAAGGGCTCTCGGCCAGCGAGCAGAACGCCAAGCTGCCGGCCAAGCGGGCCTCGGGGAAGCTGCTACGGCGCCGAGCCAGGTCGAGGCTGCGCATCACCAAC atCTCGGATAAGAGCGACCGGGTGGTGGAGTGCCAGCTGCAGACCTACAACAACAAGATGGTGACCTTCAAGTTCGACCTGGACGGGGACAACCCGGAGGAGATTGCGGCCGTCATG GTCAATAATGAGTTCATCCTCCAGTCGGAGCAGGACAGCTTCATCCGTCGAATCCAGGACATCATCCAGCGCGTGGAGACCCTGCTGCGCAAGGACGGGCATGGTGCCACCAGGGCGGCTGGCAGCCCGCAGCCTGAGAGCCTGTCACCCTCTGCCACCAGCAACGGCCTTCCG gcggagctgcagctgcaggaTCTCTCGCGCTCCATCTCAGCCTCGTCCTTGCTCAGCG ACTTGGGCTGCAGGAGCCCAGGCCAGTCGGAGCTGGCTCCGGTCCAGCCCTCGCTCAGTGGCTTCCCCTCTGAAAACGACCTCTTCAGCCTCGCAGACACCCCGCCAGGGACCCAGCCCGTTGGGCTACAGCCTCTGCTCCCAGCAGAACCGCCAG GTTCTCCCAGTGCAGCTGCGTGGAGTAGGCCCTCCTCCTTGACGGTGCCTGGCCTGGCCCCGTACCCGCTGCCAACATCCCAGTCTTTCCCACAGACTGCCGGAcccgggccccaggctgggggctcCCTGCTGTCCACCACACCACCCAGGGGAGGCCTGGGCCCCCTGAGCCCACCCATGAACAGCACTGTACCCACTGCGCCCCCCTGGTCTCCTGCCACCTCCCCCTTGTTCTCGCTGGCTGAGATGTTCTCCCTGGCAATGATGAGCATGGCCCAGACGCTGCTGCCGTCCGTCTCCTTGGCTGCCCCCCCGCCGGGAGGGCCCCATGCCCCTGCACTGATACCTCGCCCGCAGTCGCTGTACCTGGGGCCGGCACACTTCACCTCCCCTGGCCCTGCGGGCCAGGTGGAGCCAGCCCCACACTGCAGTTGGACCCAGGAGCCCACCAGCACCTGCGTCACAGGGGGCTGGggccctgctcttccccctcagGGCCTGGGAAGAAGCGGCATCGGGGAGAGTCCGCTGGCATCGGGGAGAGCTCCTGCTGCAGGGGCGCTGGATAGCGGCTTG GTATCACCCTGCTCCCCGAAACCCAGCAGCCACCTGATCGTCTCAGAGTCGCCCGCCCCTGGCCCAGCCAAGGCCCGGCTGTCCCCCATCAACGAAG AAGCCAAGCCCCAGATTCTGGGTAGATTCCAGGTGACCACATCCAAGGACCCAGCCAACagcaccctggggcagcagagccaGAGTGACAGTGAGCAGAGTGGCCAGGAGCCCTGGGAGCGGGCGGCTGGTGCCTCCTCTCAGCCCTTGGTGCCCAGCTCCTCCGCCACAGAGGGCAGCACGAGCCCCGACTCGGACTCTGTCCCTGACACCCCGGTGCAGGACCCCGACGAGCTGCTGGCCGAGGAGGGGACGCCGGTGGCGCTGGCGGAGAGCGACCAGGAGAGGCCTGgggagggcagtgctgagagcccTCAGCAGGCCATGGTGAGCCAGGTGTGGATGAGCTACGCGCGCAGCTCGTCCTACCTGAGCAGCGACGAGACGGAGAGCGAGGACGAGGAGATCTgggaggagctgcagagcctgcgCCAGAA GCACCTCTCTGAAGTGCAGACACTGCAGGCTGTGCAGAAGAGGGAGATTGAGGATCTGTACTTCCGGATGGGGAAGCAGGCCCCCCCGGGCATCGTCTCCCCAGCTGCCATGCTCTCCAGCCGCCAGAGACGCCTCTCCAAGGGCAGCTTCAACCCGTCCCGGCGCAACAGCCTCCAGCGTCTGGAGCTCTCGCAGCCCACAG CAGGGATCATGCGCAGGAACTCGCTGAGTGGCAGCAGTACCGGCTCGCAGGAGCAGCGGCCGAGCAGAGGTGTGACATTCGCTGGAGACCTCAGCCGAATG taA